The sequence ATCAGGTGGTGCTGAAGCCCGCGCCGGCCAACATCCAGGAGCTCTACATCGAGAGCCTGCGTGCGCTGGGCATCAACACCAACGAGCACGACATCCGCTTCGTCGAGGACGACTGGGAGAACCCGACCCTGGGTGCCTGGGGCCTGGGCTGGGAAGTCTGGCTGGACGGCATGGAGGTGACGCAGTTCACCTACTTCCAGCAGGTCGGCGGCCTGGAATGCAAGCCGGTGCTGGGCGAGATCACCTACGGTCTCGAGCGCCTCACGATGTACCTGCAGGACTGCGAGAACGTCTATGACCTCGTGTGGACCCCGGGTGTGAGCTACGGCGACGTGTTCCATCAGAACGAGGTCGAGCAGTCGACCTACAACTTCGAATACTCGGACGCCGAGTGGCTGCTCAGCCAGTTCGGCGGCTATGAAGGCCACGCCAAGCGCCTGATGGACGCGCAGCTGGCGCTGCCCGCCTACGAGATGGTGCTCAAGGCCGCGCACACCTTCAACCTGCTCGACGCCCGCGGCGCGATCTCGGTGACCGAACGTGCCGCCTACATCGGCCGCATCCGCACGCTGGCCCGCGCCGTGGCGCAGGCCTATCACGCGTCGCGCGAGCGCCTCGGCTTCCCGATGGCGGACATCGCGGACCCGAAGCTGCGCGCGCTACTGGGTGACGAGGTCGTGGCGAACATCGAAGCGATCCGCGCAGGGCGCACCGCCTAAGGATCGATCAGAAGCCGGCAAGGCGTCGCTGGACGTCGGCCCGGACGAAACCGGAATTTCAGGAGGAGCGCACCAGCGCTCACACAAGAATGCAAGACACACTTCTGGTCGAACTGCTCACCGAAGAACTGCCGCCCAAGGCGCTCTCCCGCCTGGGCGACGCCTTTGCCGAAGGCATCTTCAAGGGCCTGGTCGAGCGCAAGCTCGCCGCGCCGGACGCGGACTTCCACCGCTTTGCCACGCCGCGTCGCCTGGGCGTAACCGTGCCGGGCGTGCTGGCCCAGGCGCCTGACGCGCAGGTGCGCGAGAAGATCATGCCGGTGGCCGTGGCGCTGGACGCTGCCGGCGCGCCGACGCCGGCCCTGCTCAAGAAGCTCGACGCCAAGGGCATTCCGCATTCGGCGGTGGCGAGCTTCGAGCGCGCGATGGACGGCAAGAGCGAAACCTTCTTCTACACCGCCACCGCCACCGTCGCCGGTGCCGCGCTGGACGCGGTGCTCGCGACCGTGGTCCTTGATGCAGTGAAGAAGCTGCCGATCCCGAAGGTGATGCGCTGGGGCGCGGAGACGCACCAGTTCGTGCGTCCGGTGCACGGCCTCATCCTGCTGCACGGCAGCCGCGTTGTCCCGGGCGAAGTGCTGGGCCTGGCTTCCGGCAACGCCACGCGTGGCCACCGCTTCATGGGCGAGCGCGAGTTCGCGGTACCGCAGGCTGATGCCTATGCCCGCACGCTGTTCGAACGCGGCAGCGTGGTCGCTTCCTTCGAAGCACGTCGCGAGCTGATCCGCCACGAACTCGCCAAGGCTGCGGGCTCGGTGGGGCAGGGCGCGGTGGCGGTGGAAGACGCGGCGCTGCTCGATGAGGTGACCGGCCTGGTCGAGCATCCGACGGTCTACATCGGCGAGTTCGAACCCGAGTTCCTCGCCGTGCCACAGGAATGCCTCATCCTCACGATGAAGCAGAACCAGAAGTACTTCCCGCTGCTGGACGCGCAGGGCAAGCTGATCAACAAGTTCCTGATCGTCGCGAACATCAAGGCCGACATCGCCGACAACATCACCGGCGGCAACGCCCGCGTGGTGCGCGCGCGGCTTTCTGACGCGAAGTTTTTCTTCGACCAGGACCGCAAGCAGCGCCTGGATTCGCGCCTGGAGAAGCTTGCCAGCGTGGTCTATCACAACAAGCTCGGCTCCCAGCGCGCGCGTATCGAACGCCTGGTGAAGCTCGCTGGCGCGATCGCCCACGGCCTGGGTGCCGACCGTGCGGCGGCCGAGCGCGCGGCGCTGCTGGCCAAGGCGGATCTCGTGACCGAGATGGTCGGCGAGTTCCCCGAGCTGCAGGGCATCATGGGTGAGTACTACGCCCGCCATGACGGCGAGGGTGAAGTGGTCGCCCACGCGATCGAGCAGCACTACCACCCGCGCTTCGCGGGCGACAGCCTGCCGCAGGGCAACGTCGCCTGTGCCGTGTCGCTCGCCGACAAGCTCGACGCGATCGTCGGCTTCTTCGGCATCGGCGAGAAGCCCACCGGTGACAAGGATCCCTTCGCGCTGCGTCGCGCCGCGCTGGGCGTGCTGCGCATCCTGATGGAAACGCCGCTGCCGTTGGATCTCGCACAGATGATCGCGGACGCCACGCAGGGTTTTGCCCCGGGCACGCTGGCGGCTGGCTTCGAGGCCGATCTGCTCGCCTTCTTCACCGATCGCCTGCGTGGCCAGCTGCGCGAGACCGGAGCCTCGGCCGAGCAGGTCGAAGCCGTACTGGCCAATTCGCCTACCCGCATCGACACCGTGCCGGCGCGCCTGGCCGCGGTGAAGGCCTTTGCCGCGCTGCCCGAGGCCGAGGCCCTGGCGGCGGCCAACAAGCGCATCGTGAACATCCTCAAGAAGGCCGAGGGTGCGATCGGCGAACCGGACGTCGCGCTCTTCGCCGAAGAAGCCGAGAAGACGCTCTTCGCCCAGATGAATGCCCTCGCGCCCAGCGTGCGCTCCATGCTGGCGGCCGAGGACTACACCGGCGCGCTGCGTTCGCTTGCCGGCCTGCGCGGCGCGGTGGACAGCTTCTTCGACAGCGTGATGGTGATGGCCGAAGAGCCCCTGATCCGCGCCAACCGTCTGGCCTTGCTCAAGGCGCTTGCCGCGCTGTTCAACGGCGTGG is a genomic window of Niveibacterium sp. SC-1 containing:
- the glyQ gene encoding glycine--tRNA ligase subunit alpha; the encoded protein is MSSKPSFQEVILRLQSFWSQQGCALLQPIDMEVGAGTSHTATFLRAIGPEPWNAAYVQPSRRPKDGRYAENPNRLQHYYQYQVVLKPAPANIQELYIESLRALGINTNEHDIRFVEDDWENPTLGAWGLGWEVWLDGMEVTQFTYFQQVGGLECKPVLGEITYGLERLTMYLQDCENVYDLVWTPGVSYGDVFHQNEVEQSTYNFEYSDAEWLLSQFGGYEGHAKRLMDAQLALPAYEMVLKAAHTFNLLDARGAISVTERAAYIGRIRTLARAVAQAYHASRERLGFPMADIADPKLRALLGDEVVANIEAIRAGRTA
- the glyS gene encoding glycine--tRNA ligase subunit beta; its protein translation is MQDTLLVELLTEELPPKALSRLGDAFAEGIFKGLVERKLAAPDADFHRFATPRRLGVTVPGVLAQAPDAQVREKIMPVAVALDAAGAPTPALLKKLDAKGIPHSAVASFERAMDGKSETFFYTATATVAGAALDAVLATVVLDAVKKLPIPKVMRWGAETHQFVRPVHGLILLHGSRVVPGEVLGLASGNATRGHRFMGEREFAVPQADAYARTLFERGSVVASFEARRELIRHELAKAAGSVGQGAVAVEDAALLDEVTGLVEHPTVYIGEFEPEFLAVPQECLILTMKQNQKYFPLLDAQGKLINKFLIVANIKADIADNITGGNARVVRARLSDAKFFFDQDRKQRLDSRLEKLASVVYHNKLGSQRARIERLVKLAGAIAHGLGADRAAAERAALLAKADLVTEMVGEFPELQGIMGEYYARHDGEGEVVAHAIEQHYHPRFAGDSLPQGNVACAVSLADKLDAIVGFFGIGEKPTGDKDPFALRRAALGVLRILMETPLPLDLAQMIADATQGFAPGTLAAGFEADLLAFFTDRLRGQLRETGASAEQVEAVLANSPTRIDTVPARLAAVKAFAALPEAEALAAANKRIVNILKKAEGAIGEPDVALFAEEAEKTLFAQMNALAPSVRSMLAAEDYTGALRSLAGLRGAVDSFFDSVMVMAEEPLIRANRLALLKALAALFNGVADISRLSA